From a region of the Corvus cornix cornix isolate S_Up_H32 chromosome 2, ASM73873v5, whole genome shotgun sequence genome:
- the LOC120409740 gene encoding cyclin-dependent kinase inhibitor 1C-like isoform X2, with the protein MSRQATAAGLALAALGAVRGAAPAAPAPEPAQMAVPMQAATSQAALPGVALAATAPAAAPHAGVVPASCQPPGRPSDAPLPDDASSVAMDTPASLRESVKALRRQQPVTRLARNRPRTFPECKNNAVTEMVALDLGGFCRSSGLLISPAKSRS; encoded by the exons atgTCGCGACAGGCTACTGCGGCTGGACTCGCGCTGGCAGCTCTGGGCGCGGTACGGGGCGCGGCCCCAGCGGCCCCAGCGCCGGAGCCTGCGCAGATGGCGGTGCCGATGCAAGCCGCAACGTCTCAAGCTGCCTTGCCGGGCGTAGCCCTCGCCGCTACAGCCCCCGCAGCCGCGCCGCACGCTGGTGTGGTGCCTGCGTCCTGCCAGCCTCCCGGGAGACCATCGGACGCACCCCTGCCCGACGATGCTAGCAGCGTTGCTATGGACACGCCTGCTTCGCTACGGGAATCTGTGAAGGCACTCAGGCGCCAGCAACCGGTAACACGGCTAGCCCGCAACCGTCCTCGGACATTTCCAGAATGCAAG AACAACGCAGTCACGGAGATGGTGGCTTTGGATCTAGGGGGCTTCTGCAGGTCTTCTGGACTGCTGATATCTCCAGCCAAAAGCCGCAG TTAA
- the LOC120409740 gene encoding cyclin-dependent kinase inhibitor 1C-like isoform X3 has translation MSRQATAAGLALAALGAVRGAAPAAPAPEPAQMAVPMQAATSQAALPGVALAATAPAAAPHAGVVPASCQPPGRPSDAPLPDDASSVAMDTPASLRESVKALRRQQPVTRLARNRPRTFPECKLTMLNLRGGISGRFYLRV, from the exons atgTCGCGACAGGCTACTGCGGCTGGACTCGCGCTGGCAGCTCTGGGCGCGGTACGGGGCGCGGCCCCAGCGGCCCCAGCGCCGGAGCCTGCGCAGATGGCGGTGCCGATGCAAGCCGCAACGTCTCAAGCTGCCTTGCCGGGCGTAGCCCTCGCCGCTACAGCCCCCGCAGCCGCGCCGCACGCTGGTGTGGTGCCTGCGTCCTGCCAGCCTCCCGGGAGACCATCGGACGCACCCCTGCCCGACGATGCTAGCAGCGTTGCTATGGACACGCCTGCTTCGCTACGGGAATCTGTGAAGGCACTCAGGCGCCAGCAACCGGTAACACGGCTAGCCCGCAACCGTCCTCGGACATTTCCAGAATGCAAG TTAACAATGCTGAACCTGCGCGGAGGTATCAGTGGAAGGTTCTACCTCAGGGTATGA
- the LOC120409740 gene encoding translation initiation factor IF-2-like isoform X1, with amino-acid sequence MSRQATAAGLALAALGAVRGAAPAAPAPEPAQMAVPMQAATSQAALPGVALAATAPAAAPHAGVVPASCQPPGRPSDAPLPDDASSVAMDTPASLRESVKALRRQQPVTRLARNRPRTFPECKVTVRPKDSKRFWEEVKRRALEAGDWDLLERVGMPEGEGRPEQAATLPQNGVQVDHSDVTMDQGGSDTEGIIQTSPVQKALPNSGQSDKHETFVWRVVQDLQTKVAQYGLVWDTEE; translated from the coding sequence atgTCGCGACAGGCTACTGCGGCTGGACTCGCGCTGGCAGCTCTGGGCGCGGTACGGGGCGCGGCCCCAGCGGCCCCAGCGCCGGAGCCTGCGCAGATGGCGGTGCCGATGCAAGCCGCAACGTCTCAAGCTGCCTTGCCGGGCGTAGCCCTCGCCGCTACAGCCCCCGCAGCCGCGCCGCACGCTGGTGTGGTGCCTGCGTCCTGCCAGCCTCCCGGGAGACCATCGGACGCACCCCTGCCCGACGATGCTAGCAGCGTTGCTATGGACACGCCTGCTTCGCTACGGGAATCTGTGAAGGCACTCAGGCGCCAGCAACCGGTAACACGGCTAGCCCGCAACCGTCCTCGGACATTTCCAGAATGCAAGGTGACTGTGCGTCCAAAAGATTCCAAACGGTTCTGGGAGGAGGTCAAGAGGCGGGCACTGGAGGCTGGGGACTGGGACTTATTAGAAAGAGTTGGGATGCCTGAAGGGGAAGGGAGACCTGAGCAGGCTGCTACCTTGCCTCAGAATGGTGTGCAGGTAGATCACAGCGATGTAACGATGGACCAAGGTGGTAGTGATACAGAGGGTATTATCCAAACTTCTCCTGTACAGAAAGCCCTTCCTAACTCAGGTCAGTCTGACAAACATGAGACCTTTGTTTGGAGGGTGGTCCAGGATCTGCAGACTAAGGTTGCTCAATATGGATTAGTGTGGGACacagaggagtag